The sequence TGCGAATAAGCCATAAATGGCGCATCAACCGTATTATTAGCTTCGATAACCAGTAAGCGAGTGTCTTCTGGCAGTTGTGGCGGTGTACCGTCGCCATGTGAAACGGATGTATCAATTTGAATTAAAGCGCCCATTGGTAGTTCAGCGGCATTAACAACCGTTCGCGCTGGAACATAACTTGGGAAGAACTTAGTACAAGCTTCGTTTACCTTTTCTGCATCTTCGATATCTTTTAGGTAAATAGTGGTTTTAACCACGTCATTCATGACATGACCGATGCTCTCTAGAATCGTTTTAATGTTTGCTAAACATTGTGTCGTTTGTTCTGTGATACCACCTGAAACCAACTCACCTGTATTTACATCGATAGGCAATTGAGCCGAAAGGTTGTTGTAGTGAGAAAAAGCCGCTGTTTGCGTAGAGACAACACTATGCGGAGCGTTATCTGTATTTCTTGATACCTTTACCAGCGCGCAAGGTGCTTGTGGTTTAGTGCCTTCGCCGTTTGAAATCAGCGCATCCATTTGCACTAGCGCGTCGCTATTCGGTAGCGCAGCTACGCCCACAACTGTGCGTGTAGGAAGACTATTGTTGAAGAAGCTTTTGTAAACTTCATCGATAGCATCGATATCAGAAATATTCTTAACGAAAACATTAATCTTTACGACATCATCCATAACATGGTCGATGCTTTCAACAATGGCCTTAATA is a genomic window of Vibrio crassostreae containing:
- a CDS encoding RidA family protein, producing the protein MSSDIIKISRNTENAPINSVSTQTVAFSHYNNFSAQLPVDPKTGEVVIGDIKDQAVQCLNNIKAIVESIDHVMDDVVKINVFVKNISDIDAIDEVYKSFFNNSLPTRTVVGVAALPNSDALVQMDALISNGEGTKPQAPCALVKVSRNTDNAPHSVVSTQTAAFSHYNNLSAQLPIDVNTGELVSGGITEQTTQCLANIKTILESIGHVMNDVVKTTIYLKDIEDAEKVNEACTKFFPSYVPARTVVNAAELPMGALIQIDTSVSHGDGTPPQLPEDTRLLVIEANNTVDAPFMAYSHTVAFSHYNHISGQLPVDPKTNEVVAGGIKEQTEQCLKNIKAIIESVDHSMDDTVKINIQLKDVSDIDAVNEIYTTFFNADLPARTVVGVSEIPMNALIQIDAVVSNCEGTPPQDIVA